The Alteromonas stellipolaris genome includes a region encoding these proteins:
- a CDS encoding glutaredoxin domain-containing protein has product MKFFITLIRNLLGAIIAFVDVITRGTKLKRSPEKQVQVAEESQKLALYQFFGCPFCIKTRRAMYKYNVPIQKRNVSEGSPYREELLQGGGKIQTPCLRIESNDGVEWLYDSKAIIGYLEARFVEAK; this is encoded by the coding sequence ATGAAATTCTTTATAACCCTTATTCGTAACTTACTTGGGGCTATCATTGCTTTTGTCGATGTAATTACCCGTGGCACTAAGCTAAAACGTTCGCCAGAAAAACAAGTACAGGTTGCTGAAGAAAGCCAAAAATTGGCTTTATATCAGTTCTTTGGTTGTCCTTTCTGTATTAAAACTCGCCGGGCAATGTACAAATACAATGTGCCTATTCAAAAGCGGAATGTATCAGAGGGTTCGCCTTATAGAGAAGAGTTGTTACAGGGCGGCGGAAAAATTCAAACGCCATGTCTTCGAATTGAAAGTAACGATGGCGTTGAGTGGCTATATGATTCTAAAGCGATTATCGGCTACTTAGAAGCGCGCTTTGTTGAGGCAAAGTAA